The following proteins come from a genomic window of Bacillus sp. Marseille-P3661:
- a CDS encoding gamma-glutamylcyclotransferase family protein, producing MKNTFKVFVYGTLLVDESNHHVAKPYLHSVEPGIVKGFLYTVGPYPALLADPNGMEIKGEWFTVDAVGLKRMDELEGYHENRDQNYYERIIINDCYSNAEGFVYVFKEEQVAGLDLIECGSWRDYRNNK from the coding sequence ATGAAAAACACGTTTAAAGTATTTGTATACGGGACATTATTGGTTGATGAATCGAATCATCATGTTGCAAAACCATATCTTCACTCCGTCGAACCTGGAATAGTAAAAGGTTTTTTATACACTGTTGGACCCTATCCTGCTTTACTTGCGGACCCAAATGGAATGGAGATTAAAGGTGAATGGTTCACAGTTGATGCTGTTGGATTAAAGCGAATGGATGAACTTGAAGGCTATCATGAAAACAGAGATCAAAATTATTATGAAAGAATAATAATTAATGATTGCTATAGTAATGCCGAAGGATTTGTGTATGTATTTAAAGAAGAACAAGTAGCAGGTTTGGATTTAATAGAATGTGGATCATGGCGAGATTATAGAAATAATAAATGA